Proteins found in one Pseudomonas marvdashtae genomic segment:
- a CDS encoding TonB-dependent siderophore receptor encodes MSSLKRISLASLALGLLGDPVFAEETQPLELDAINVTSNYQSPTGPVSGYRATRSASATKTDTALRDVPQSISVIPASVLKDLGSTSVERALEYAGGVSKQNSFGGLTLYEYSVRGFTTSEFYKDGFSANRGFPSTPDAANIERIEVLKGPAASLYGRGDPGGTVNIVTKKPQPEAFTTLQTSAGSWDRYRTALDVNTPLDAEGNLLSRVNLAVEDNHSFRDHVDSKRVFVAPSISWQLSPDTRLLVESEIVRHSSTFDRGIVAPNNRWSGVSRSTFLGEPNDGDIDNHNNMLQAALEHQLNDDWQLRLASHYKQGELWGFASEARPLNADGHTVNRRYRERDNNWHDSITQLELRGRFDLGPWQHELLIGTEYEDYRKNERVTTVAGAYPIDIYNPIYGQPKPNGVRSGTDFFEHVKSRALNLQDQIIFTDKLRGLLGVRYEHFEQSVDNHVNDVTSRQRHDALTQRAGLLYQLTPEVGLFANASTSFKPNNGLDANDKTFDPEEGVGYEIGVKSELFDDRLSTTLAAFHIEKENVLTQVAGTDFSRAVGEARSQGIDLQITGQVTDAVRIIGAFAYIDAEVTQGDEEIPTGSRILGVAKRSGSLLGVYEFQDGHLRGSDLGAAFTYVGDRSGEAGKDFELPAYHTVDLLAHYKASDNVTVGLNLNNVFDEKYYERSYSNYWVTPGDPRNFTVSLTLDL; translated from the coding sequence ATGTCATCTTTAAAACGGATTTCCCTCGCCAGCCTGGCCCTGGGCCTGCTGGGCGATCCGGTCTTCGCCGAAGAAACCCAGCCCCTGGAGCTGGACGCCATCAACGTCACGTCCAATTACCAATCCCCCACTGGCCCCGTCTCGGGCTACCGCGCCACCCGTTCCGCCAGCGCGACCAAAACCGACACGGCACTGCGCGACGTCCCGCAATCCATCAGCGTGATCCCCGCCAGCGTTCTCAAGGATCTGGGCAGCACCAGCGTCGAGCGAGCGCTGGAATATGCCGGCGGCGTATCGAAACAGAACAGCTTCGGCGGGCTGACGCTGTACGAATACAGCGTGCGCGGCTTCACCACGTCAGAATTCTACAAGGATGGCTTCAGCGCCAACCGCGGCTTTCCCAGCACGCCGGACGCCGCCAATATCGAGCGCATCGAGGTGCTCAAGGGGCCTGCGGCCAGCCTCTATGGGCGAGGCGATCCCGGTGGCACGGTGAACATTGTCACCAAGAAACCCCAGCCCGAAGCCTTCACCACGTTGCAGACCAGCGCCGGCAGTTGGGATCGCTACCGCACCGCGTTGGACGTCAACACGCCACTGGACGCTGAAGGCAACCTCCTGTCGCGGGTCAACCTGGCGGTGGAGGACAACCACAGCTTCCGCGATCACGTCGACAGCAAGCGCGTCTTCGTGGCGCCCTCGATCAGTTGGCAACTGAGCCCCGACACCCGACTGCTGGTGGAAAGCGAAATCGTGCGCCACAGCTCGACTTTCGACCGTGGCATCGTCGCGCCAAACAATCGCTGGAGCGGCGTCTCCCGTTCGACCTTCCTGGGCGAACCCAACGACGGCGACATCGATAACCACAACAACATGCTTCAGGCCGCCCTTGAGCATCAGCTCAACGATGACTGGCAACTGCGCCTCGCCAGCCACTACAAGCAGGGCGAACTCTGGGGATTCGCCTCCGAAGCGCGCCCGCTGAACGCCGACGGCCACACCGTGAACCGCCGCTACCGCGAGCGCGACAACAACTGGCACGACAGCATTACCCAGCTGGAACTGCGTGGCCGATTCGACCTCGGGCCTTGGCAGCATGAGCTGCTGATCGGCACGGAATACGAGGACTACCGCAAGAACGAGCGTGTGACCACCGTCGCTGGCGCTTACCCCATCGACATCTACAACCCGATCTACGGCCAGCCAAAACCCAACGGCGTGCGCTCCGGCACGGACTTCTTCGAGCATGTCAAAAGCCGGGCCCTGAACCTTCAGGACCAGATCATCTTCACCGACAAGCTGCGTGGCCTGCTTGGTGTGCGCTATGAGCATTTCGAGCAGAGCGTCGACAACCACGTCAACGACGTGACCAGCCGCCAGCGCCACGACGCCCTGACCCAGCGCGCCGGGTTGCTGTATCAACTGACGCCTGAAGTCGGGCTGTTCGCCAACGCCTCTACCTCGTTCAAGCCCAACAACGGCCTGGACGCCAACGACAAGACCTTCGACCCCGAGGAAGGTGTCGGCTATGAAATCGGGGTCAAGAGCGAGCTGTTCGATGACCGGTTGAGCACCACACTGGCGGCGTTCCACATAGAAAAGGAAAACGTCCTGACTCAGGTTGCCGGAACCGATTTCAGCCGCGCCGTGGGCGAGGCCCGCAGCCAGGGCATCGATTTGCAGATCACCGGCCAGGTGACCGACGCGGTGCGCATCATCGGCGCCTTCGCCTACATCGATGCCGAAGTGACCCAAGGTGACGAGGAAATTCCCACCGGCAGCCGGATCCTCGGTGTCGCCAAGCGCAGCGGCAGCCTGCTGGGCGTCTACGAATTCCAGGACGGGCATCTGCGCGGTTCGGACCTCGGTGCAGCGTTCACTTATGTCGGTGATCGCTCGGGCGAAGCCGGCAAGGATTTCGAACTGCCGGCCTACCACACCGTGGACCTGCTGGCCCATTACAAGGCCAGCGACAACGTCACCGTCGGCCTGAACCTGAACAACGTGTTCGACGAAAAGTACTACGAACGCTCCTACAGCAATTACTGGGTCACACCCGGCGACCCGCGCAACTTCACTGTCAGCCTCACCCTCGATCTGTAA